In Chroicocephalus ridibundus chromosome 4, bChrRid1.1, whole genome shotgun sequence, one genomic interval encodes:
- the BDKRB1 gene encoding B1 bradykinin receptor: protein MTETPLLKVSSSNQSENKSNSTVCPDLNDWWEIVYYIVPKYIDTVCVIGMLGNIFVLFTYSLHKSPLKVAEIYLMNLAVADLIFLTCLPFWAENIRNEFNWPFGSFLCRSTSASISLNMYTSIYLLVAVSVDRYLTFVHTLNHRGIRSKTMAKGICLLTWFIGILHSIPTFTFRTVKHFPMWNISACVFDFPTQSWATAERLVFNTVGFALPSAAITFLNFSTIRSLQKNARERKALRTKSCKEHKGTKATRLIFAVVLMFLLCWTPYQFFVFLNILYQTEVIKGCFWGELVNFGEQFGYTLATTNSCINPVIYVIVGKYFRQKALEVFSQFIPCGFPLSWVSFKEKSSYFNRFPVRSSLT from the coding sequence atgacTGAAACTCCTCTACTGAAAGTTTCCTCCTCAAACCAGAGTGAAAACAAGAGCAACTCAACTGTTTGCCCAGACTTGAATGACTGGTGGGAAATTGTGTACTATATAGTGCCCAAGTATATAGACACCGTCTGCGTTATTGGAATGCTTGGAAATATCTTTGTTCTCTTCACTTACTCACTGCACAAGAGCCCCCTGAAGGTAGCCGAAATCTACCTTATGAACCTAGCTGTTGCTGATCTTATCTTCCTCACCTGCCTCCCTTTCTGGGCAGAGAACATCAGGAATGAATTTAACTGGCCGTTTGGCAGCTTCCTTTGTCGCAGCACCAGCGCATCCATCAGCCTAAACATGTACACCAGCATCTACCTGCTGGTGGCAGTCAGTGTGGATCGCTACTTGACTTTTGTCCACACCTTGAACCACAGAGGGATACGGAGCAAAACCATGGCCAAAGGGATCTGCTTGCTCACCTGGTTCATCGGCATCCTTCACAGCATCCCAACCTTTACGTTTCGGACTGTGAAACACTTTCCCATGTGGAATATTTCAGCGTGCGTTTTTGACTTCCCCACCCAATCGTGGGCAACAGCCGAAAGGCTGGTATTCAACACGGTGGGGTTTGCATTGCCATCGGCAGCAATCACCTTCCTGAATTTCTCCACCATTCGCTCCCTACAAAAAAACGCAAGAGAACGAAAAGCACTCAGAACAAAGAGCTGCAAGGAGCACAAAGGCACGAAGGCTACCAGGTTGATCTTCGCGGTGGTACTGATGTTTCTCTTGTGCTGGACGCCTTACCAGTTTTTTGTGTTCCTCAATATATTATACCAGACAGAAGTGATCAAAGGCTGCTTCTGGGGGGAACTGGTCAACTTTGGTGAGCAGTTTGGTTATACCCTGGCTACCACCAACAGTTGCATTAACCCTGTGATTTATGTGATTGTTGGGAAATACTTCAGGCAAAAGGCTTTAGAAGTTTTTTCACAATTTATTCCCTGTGGATTTCCCTTGAGCTGGGTATCATTCAAAGAAAAGTCCTCATATTTCAACAGGTTTCCAGTCAGGAGTAGTTTAACCTAA